A single window of Archangium gephyra DNA harbors:
- a CDS encoding SDR family NAD(P)-dependent oxidoreductase translates to MNGMSYRTALVTGASSGLGRGLALWLGKRGVKVYAAARRREHLEALAQEAQAAGAHVEPVELDVSHADATLERVRALDEACGGLDLVVANAGVGGQTNARDFPWEHAKKVIDVNVTGAAATLSAVLPRMVERNRGHLVGVSSLASCRGLPQNAAYSASKAFLNTFLESLRVDLQGTQVRVTCIKPGFVKTEMTARIQHTMPFLLEADAAVELMGQAILRAEAEYGFPWQMASAVGVAKWVPNLLFDAVASKVL, encoded by the coding sequence ATGAATGGGATGAGCTATCGGACGGCATTGGTGACGGGGGCCTCCAGCGGCCTCGGACGCGGTCTGGCGCTGTGGTTGGGCAAGCGGGGCGTGAAGGTGTACGCCGCCGCCCGGCGCCGCGAGCACCTGGAGGCGCTCGCACAGGAGGCCCAGGCGGCCGGCGCCCACGTCGAGCCCGTGGAGCTGGATGTCTCCCACGCGGACGCCACGCTCGAGCGCGTCCGCGCGCTGGATGAGGCCTGTGGGGGATTGGATCTGGTGGTGGCCAACGCCGGGGTGGGCGGGCAGACCAACGCCCGGGACTTCCCCTGGGAGCACGCGAAGAAGGTCATCGACGTGAACGTCACCGGCGCCGCCGCCACGCTGTCCGCGGTGCTGCCGCGCATGGTGGAGCGCAACCGCGGGCACCTGGTGGGCGTCTCCAGCCTCGCGAGCTGCCGGGGCCTTCCCCAGAACGCGGCCTACTCGGCCTCCAAGGCCTTCCTCAACACCTTCCTGGAGAGCCTGCGCGTGGACCTGCAGGGCACCCAGGTGCGCGTCACCTGCATCAAGCCCGGCTTCGTGAAGACCGAGATGACGGCCCGCATCCAGCACACCATGCCCTTCCTCCTGGAGGCGGACGCGGCCGTGGAGTTGATGGGACAGGCCATCCTGCGCGCCGAGGCCGAGTACGGCTTCCCCTGGCAGATGGCCAGCGCCGTCGGCGTGGCGAAGTGGGTGCCCAACCTCCTCTTCGATGCCGTCGCGAGCAAGGTGCTCTGA
- a CDS encoding cytochrome P450 has translation MSTPQLPSGPRITPVQTFRFIRDATGFFVDCRARYGDPFTAPLPVGNVVITGDPEGIRDIFSADPATFEPLGQLPLAPAVGDNSLLLMGGQRHKRERKLLMPPFHGERMRAYGQLMRDITLRAVETLRPGGPFRAQELTQSISLEVIIRAVFGIEEPERVRRYREVLVGYMEAYTPLLMMAVPLRRSFGGRGPWARFQRHVAELDQLLTEELATRRGHEAGHTDILSLLLAARDENGQPMTDAELKDELRTLLIAGHETTAIGMAWALYHLHRVPETKQRLLEELAPLGPTPDPEALTKLPYLTAVCDESLRLHPVVAVVGRRTVAPFTLRGRELPPGTALMAAIALAHVDPVIYPEPERFRPERFLERKYSPFEYLPFGGGARRCIGAAFAQYEMRIVLGTLLAMHRFSLASDTPERPVRRNVTIGPGGGVEMVYQGPRQGAVA, from the coding sequence ATGAGCACGCCGCAGCTGCCATCCGGGCCCCGCATCACCCCGGTGCAGACGTTCCGCTTCATCCGGGACGCCACCGGTTTCTTCGTCGACTGCCGTGCGCGTTACGGGGATCCGTTCACCGCGCCGCTGCCGGTGGGCAACGTGGTCATCACGGGAGACCCGGAGGGCATCCGCGACATCTTCAGCGCGGATCCCGCCACCTTCGAGCCCCTGGGCCAGCTGCCCCTGGCGCCCGCGGTGGGAGACAACTCGCTGCTGCTGATGGGTGGGCAGCGCCACAAGCGCGAGCGCAAGCTGCTCATGCCCCCCTTCCACGGCGAGCGCATGCGCGCCTACGGGCAGCTCATGCGGGACATCACCCTGCGCGCGGTGGAGACGCTGCGTCCGGGCGGCCCCTTCCGCGCCCAGGAGCTCACCCAGTCCATCTCCCTCGAGGTCATCATCCGCGCCGTCTTCGGCATCGAGGAGCCGGAGCGCGTGCGGCGCTACCGCGAGGTGCTGGTGGGCTACATGGAGGCCTATACGCCGCTGCTGATGATGGCGGTGCCGCTGCGCCGCTCCTTCGGGGGCCGGGGCCCCTGGGCCCGCTTCCAGCGCCACGTGGCGGAGCTGGACCAGTTGTTGACGGAGGAGCTCGCCACCCGGCGCGGACACGAGGCCGGCCACACCGACATCCTCAGCCTGCTGCTCGCCGCGCGGGACGAGAACGGCCAGCCCATGACGGACGCGGAGCTGAAGGACGAGCTGCGCACCCTGCTCATCGCCGGCCACGAGACGACGGCCATCGGCATGGCCTGGGCGCTCTACCACCTGCACCGCGTCCCCGAGACGAAGCAGCGGCTGCTGGAGGAGCTGGCCCCGCTGGGCCCCACGCCCGACCCGGAGGCGCTCACGAAGCTGCCCTACCTCACCGCGGTGTGTGACGAGTCGCTGCGCCTCCACCCCGTCGTCGCGGTGGTGGGCCGCCGCACCGTGGCGCCCTTCACCCTGCGCGGGCGCGAGCTGCCGCCCGGCACCGCCCTCATGGCCGCCATCGCCCTGGCGCACGTGGATCCAGTCATCTACCCCGAGCCCGAGCGCTTCCGCCCCGAGCGCTTCCTCGAGCGCAAGTACTCGCCCTTCGAGTACCTGCCCTTCGGCGGCGGCGCGCGGCGCTGCATCGGGGCCGCCTTCGCGCAGTACGAGATGCGCATCGTCCTGGGTACGCTGCTGGCCATGCACCGCTTCTCGCTCGCGAGCGACACGCCGGAGCGCCCGGTGCGCCGCAACGTCACCATCGGCCCCGGTGGCGGCGTGGAGATGGTGTACCAGGGGCCTCGCCAGGGAGCCGTCGCGTGA
- a CDS encoding TetR/AcrR family transcriptional regulator yields MTEADEARARILEKAEQFFLTHGYSRVTMDDLATELRMSKKTLYRHFSSKEELGEAAITASFARIGEELRAILEDERRDFGERLEAFIRTLAGRYERGAMVLRDLQRDAPALWQKLLELRREAVQKRFGAFLAAGVKLGALRADVEPRLVLRMVLTLVDQLMRPDVLAELGMTAEQVFPRMLGVILDGIRTRA; encoded by the coding sequence GTGACGGAAGCGGATGAGGCACGCGCGCGCATCCTGGAGAAGGCCGAGCAGTTCTTCCTCACCCACGGCTACTCGCGCGTGACGATGGATGACCTCGCCACCGAGCTGCGGATGAGCAAGAAGACGCTCTACCGGCACTTCTCCAGCAAGGAGGAGCTGGGCGAGGCGGCCATCACCGCCAGCTTCGCCCGCATCGGCGAGGAGCTGCGCGCCATCCTCGAGGACGAGCGGCGGGACTTCGGCGAGCGCCTGGAGGCCTTCATCCGGACGCTGGCCGGCCGCTACGAGCGCGGAGCCATGGTGCTCAGGGATCTGCAACGCGACGCTCCCGCGCTCTGGCAGAAGCTGCTGGAGCTGCGGCGCGAGGCGGTGCAGAAGCGCTTCGGCGCGTTCCTCGCCGCGGGGGTGAAGCTCGGTGCGCTGCGCGCGGACGTGGAGCCCCGGCTCGTCCTCCGCATGGTGCTCACCCTGGTGGACCAGCTCATGCGGCCAGACGTGCTCGCCGAGCTGGGGATGACAGCGGAGCAGGTCTTCCCCCGGATGCTGGGCGTGATCCTCGACGGCATCCGCACACGGGCTTGA
- a CDS encoding class I SAM-dependent methyltransferase gives MQEHAHQVNGNSHELNVTEDWASQPRAPLKEGLNLAHARLLGGEISAGMRTLLSSLGHARATLVPEDWRRFCLETCRAHPVHSLVRQEPFTRRGFEKPRRYAGDAVMLDFVYEDLAPERLGTTPIGVELNRFLCAQRSTASLRGRRDYLARYIDRVSEERADARILSVACGHLRESLRSRAVLQRRVGEFLALDQDLRSLGVIDSELGHLGIKPVAGSVKDILRNELRFEDMDLVYASGLYDYLPQPVAIRLTAQLFSMLRPGGRLLLANYADPHKDSAFKAYMEACMDWWLIYRDESEVAAWTSDISRSQLRRQELFRDETENLIYLELTRR, from the coding sequence ATGCAGGAACATGCGCATCAGGTGAATGGCAATTCGCACGAGCTGAACGTGACGGAGGACTGGGCCTCCCAGCCGCGGGCCCCCCTGAAGGAAGGATTGAACCTGGCCCATGCGCGGCTGCTGGGCGGGGAGATCTCCGCCGGCATGCGCACCCTGCTCTCGTCCCTGGGACATGCGCGCGCCACGCTCGTTCCGGAGGACTGGCGGCGCTTCTGCCTCGAGACCTGCCGCGCCCACCCGGTGCATTCCCTCGTCCGTCAGGAGCCGTTCACCCGCCGGGGCTTCGAGAAGCCACGCCGGTACGCGGGCGATGCGGTGATGCTCGACTTCGTCTACGAGGATCTCGCGCCCGAGCGCCTCGGCACCACGCCCATCGGCGTGGAGCTCAACCGCTTCTTGTGTGCGCAAAGGAGCACCGCCTCCCTCCGAGGGCGCAGGGACTACCTGGCGCGGTACATCGACAGGGTGTCGGAGGAGCGAGCCGATGCCCGGATCCTCTCCGTGGCGTGCGGCCACCTGCGCGAGTCCCTGCGCTCGCGGGCCGTGCTGCAACGGCGGGTGGGCGAGTTCCTGGCGTTGGATCAGGATCTGCGGAGCCTGGGGGTGATCGACAGTGAGCTCGGACACCTGGGCATCAAGCCGGTGGCCGGCTCCGTGAAGGACATCCTGCGCAACGAGCTGCGCTTCGAGGACATGGACCTCGTCTATGCGTCCGGGCTCTACGACTACCTCCCGCAGCCCGTGGCCATCCGCCTGACGGCCCAGCTCTTCTCCATGCTGCGTCCCGGCGGACGGCTGCTGCTGGCCAACTACGCCGACCCGCACAAGGACTCCGCCTTCAAGGCGTACATGGAAGCCTGCATGGACTGGTGGCTCATCTACCGCGACGAGTCCGAGGTGGCCGCCTGGACGAGCGACATCTCCAGGAGCCAGCTCCGCCGGCAGGAGCTCTTCCGGGACGAGACCGAGAACCTCATCTACCTCGAGCTCACCCGCCGCTGA
- a CDS encoding universal stress protein: protein MIHHILVAIDGSQTSRKAARFAHDLAQQTGSRITLLFVLEPPRMLSLGFLDSELISGSQRTPEEMDAVRRMLDEVAADLPKTQVEKIVEIGRPADTIVSLADKLGADHIVVGARGLNPGGKWLLGSVSDRVVQHAGRPVTVVH, encoded by the coding sequence GTGATCCACCACATCCTCGTCGCCATCGATGGCTCGCAGACCTCTCGCAAGGCGGCGCGCTTCGCCCATGACCTGGCTCAGCAGACGGGCTCGCGCATCACCCTCCTCTTCGTGCTCGAGCCCCCTCGCATGCTGTCCCTCGGCTTCCTGGACTCGGAGCTCATCTCCGGCTCCCAGCGCACGCCCGAGGAGATGGACGCCGTCCGGCGCATGCTCGATGAAGTCGCCGCCGATCTCCCCAAGACCCAGGTGGAGAAGATCGTGGAGATCGGCCGCCCCGCCGACACCATCGTCTCCCTGGCCGACAAGCTCGGCGCGGACCACATCGTCGTCGGCGCCCGCGGCCTCAACCCCGGTGGCAAGTGGTTGCTCGGCTCCGTGAGCGACCGCGTCGTTCAACACGCGGGACGCCCTGTCACCGTGGTGCACTGA
- a CDS encoding ABC transporter substrate-binding protein, which produces MRRSAVPMLLAALTVLVAACEKKVPPAPSSQPAPAPAAASAEAPPANTDTILLGQVGSLTGSEATFGVSARNGIAMAVAEANAAGGVKGKKLEVRVYDSQGRPEEAAQAATRLITQDKVAVILGEAASTNSMAMADKAQAAGVPMITPTSTNPAVTRKGDYIFRVCFIDPFQGYVMAKFARDHLKLNRVAVLQDNKSAYSVGLTDVFSRKFSEMGGAIVANESYAKGDTDFRAQLTAFKQARPEALFVPGYYTDVGIIARQARELGLSVPLLGGDGWESDKLFELGGTALEGSYYSNHYSVDNPDPRVQQFITKYKAAHGAVPDSVAALAYDAAALAIDAMKRAPDLSGAAIRDALAATRDFPGVGGTINIDKNRDAVKQAVILKVEGGKTKFVTTVKP; this is translated from the coding sequence ATGCGCCGTTCCGCCGTCCCGATGCTGCTCGCCGCACTCACCGTGCTGGTGGCCGCGTGTGAGAAGAAGGTCCCGCCCGCGCCCTCTTCCCAGCCCGCCCCCGCCCCGGCCGCGGCTTCCGCCGAGGCGCCCCCGGCGAACACGGACACCATCCTCCTGGGCCAGGTGGGCAGCCTCACCGGCAGCGAAGCCACCTTCGGCGTCTCCGCGCGCAACGGCATCGCCATGGCCGTCGCGGAGGCCAACGCGGCGGGCGGGGTGAAGGGCAAGAAGCTGGAGGTGCGCGTCTACGACAGCCAGGGCAGGCCCGAGGAGGCGGCCCAGGCGGCCACGCGCCTCATCACCCAGGACAAGGTGGCCGTCATCCTCGGCGAGGCCGCCTCCACCAACTCGATGGCCATGGCGGACAAGGCCCAGGCGGCGGGCGTGCCGATGATCACCCCCACGTCCACCAACCCCGCCGTCACCCGCAAGGGCGACTACATCTTCCGCGTCTGCTTCATCGACCCCTTCCAGGGCTACGTGATGGCGAAGTTCGCCCGCGACCACTTGAAGCTCAACCGGGTGGCCGTGCTGCAGGACAACAAGAGCGCCTACTCGGTGGGGCTCACGGACGTGTTCAGCCGGAAGTTCTCCGAGATGGGCGGCGCCATCGTCGCCAACGAGAGCTACGCCAAGGGCGACACGGACTTCCGCGCGCAGCTCACCGCCTTCAAGCAGGCCAGGCCCGAGGCGCTCTTCGTGCCCGGCTACTACACGGACGTGGGCATCATCGCCCGGCAGGCGCGTGAGCTGGGGCTCTCGGTGCCGCTGCTCGGCGGCGATGGCTGGGAGTCCGACAAGCTCTTCGAGCTGGGCGGCACCGCGCTCGAGGGCAGCTACTACTCCAACCACTACTCGGTGGATAACCCGGATCCCCGCGTGCAGCAGTTCATCACGAAGTACAAGGCGGCCCATGGCGCCGTGCCGGACAGCGTGGCGGCCCTGGCCTATGACGCCGCGGCCCTCGCCATCGACGCGATGAAGCGCGCGCCGGACCTGTCGGGCGCGGCCATCCGCGATGCGCTCGCCGCCACCAGGGATTTCCCCGGGGTGGGGGGCACCATCAACATCGACAAGAATCGCGACGCGGTGAAACAGGCCGTGATTCTCAAGGTCGAGGGCGGGAAGACGAAGTTCGTCACCACCGTGAAGCCGTAA
- a CDS encoding TIGR02265 family protein, producing MSDETDEGRGPSYDARQDLESRVPLATPEYTTRGILFLSTLAAVRELGGEDMVKRCLEASGESEFVEFFNYPTRALLQMLGAAAGLLSANLGGYAEVLRYIAKRTVELYMTSVVGRSAQLVSSTDPMRLVRTLEELYKVSMVYSAPTVVWKGPKRGVLSVQCTFTPLAYHEGGAITLGAMLGLKNVEAHARPTGPLSLDLEISWE from the coding sequence ATGAGCGATGAGACGGATGAGGGCCGGGGCCCCTCGTATGATGCGCGGCAGGACCTGGAGAGCCGGGTGCCCCTGGCGACGCCGGAGTACACCACGCGCGGCATCCTGTTCCTGTCCACCTTGGCGGCCGTCCGGGAGCTGGGCGGCGAGGACATGGTGAAGCGCTGCCTGGAGGCGAGCGGGGAGTCGGAGTTCGTGGAGTTCTTCAACTACCCCACCCGTGCCCTGCTCCAGATGCTGGGGGCCGCGGCCGGGCTGCTGAGCGCCAACCTGGGCGGCTACGCGGAGGTCCTGCGCTACATCGCGAAGCGGACCGTGGAGCTCTACATGACGTCCGTGGTGGGCCGCTCCGCGCAGCTGGTGTCCTCGACGGACCCCATGCGTCTGGTGCGGACCCTGGAGGAGCTCTACAAGGTGTCGATGGTGTACTCGGCGCCGACGGTGGTCTGGAAGGGGCCCAAGCGAGGCGTCCTCAGCGTCCAATGCACCTTCACGCCCCTCGCGTATCACGAGGGAGGGGCGATCACCCTCGGGGCCATGCTGGGCTTGAAGAACGTGGAGGCGCACGCGCGGCCCACGGGGCCGCTCAGCCTGGACCTGGAGATCTCCTGGGAGTGA
- a CDS encoding SUF system Fe-S cluster assembly regulator has product MLRMSKMTDYGIVLLTELARAGSETRTARELAAGTGVPLPSVSKVLKGLQGAGLLVSHRGASGGYGLSRPAEQIPLTEIISALEGPVSLTECGAQGAHAPSGTCELETVCRVRGHWRVINRTIQDALGRLTLADLCAPVPRLVGLGVPARPAAPAQNPNPIPTTAGGAHS; this is encoded by the coding sequence ATGCTCCGGATGAGCAAGATGACGGACTACGGCATCGTGCTGCTGACCGAGCTGGCGCGCGCCGGAAGCGAGACGCGCACGGCGAGGGAGTTGGCGGCCGGTACCGGTGTGCCCCTGCCCTCGGTGAGCAAGGTGCTCAAGGGGTTGCAGGGTGCCGGCCTGCTGGTGTCGCACCGCGGAGCCAGCGGCGGCTACGGCCTGTCCCGGCCCGCCGAGCAGATCCCCCTCACGGAGATCATCTCCGCGCTCGAGGGCCCCGTCTCCCTCACCGAGTGTGGCGCGCAGGGAGCCCATGCGCCCAGCGGCACCTGCGAGCTGGAGACGGTGTGCCGGGTGCGCGGCCATTGGCGCGTCATCAACCGCACCATCCAGGACGCGCTCGGCCGGCTGACGCTGGCGGACCTGTGCGCGCCGGTGCCCCGCCTCGTGGGCCTCGGGGTGCCCGCCCGCCCGGCCGCCCCCGCCCAGAATCCGAACCCCATCCCCACCACGGCCGGAGGTGCCCACTCATGA
- the sufB gene encoding Fe-S cluster assembly protein SufB: MSTQSIQELTKRQYEAGFVTDVESEAIPPGLNEDIIRLISSKKGEPDFMLEWRLRAYRHWLSMKEPRWQKAEYSPINYQDIIYYSAPKKKPKLDSLDQVDPEILKTYEKLGIPLHEQKLMQNVAVDAVFDSVSVATTFKDKLAKAGVIFCSFSEAVREHPELVKKYLGTVVPHSDNFFAALNSAVFSDGSFVYVPKGVRCPMELSTYFRINAENTGQFERTLIVADEGAYVSYLEGCTAPMRDTNQLHAAVVELVALDGATIKYSTVQNWYPGDEEGRGGIYNFVTKRGIAHHRSKISWTQVETGSAVTWKYPSVILKGDDSVGEFYSVALANHRQQADTGTKMIHLGRNSRSTIVSKGISAGRGQNTYRGLVKVLKSAEGARNYTQCDSLLLGSQCGAHTLPYIEVKNSSSQVEHEASTSKIGEDQLFYCQQRGISKEDAVSMIVNGFCRQVFKELPMEFAVEAQKLLSVSLEGSVG, encoded by the coding sequence ATGAGCACGCAGAGCATCCAGGAGCTCACCAAACGGCAGTACGAGGCCGGCTTCGTCACCGACGTGGAGTCCGAGGCGATTCCTCCCGGGCTCAACGAGGACATCATCCGCCTCATCTCCTCCAAGAAGGGCGAGCCGGACTTCATGCTCGAGTGGCGGCTGCGCGCCTACCGGCACTGGCTCTCCATGAAGGAGCCGCGCTGGCAGAAGGCGGAGTACTCGCCCATCAACTACCAGGACATCATCTATTACTCGGCTCCCAAGAAGAAGCCGAAGCTGGACAGCCTGGACCAGGTGGATCCGGAGATCCTCAAGACGTACGAGAAGCTCGGCATCCCGCTGCATGAGCAGAAGCTGATGCAGAACGTGGCGGTGGACGCCGTGTTCGACTCGGTGTCGGTGGCCACCACCTTCAAGGACAAGCTGGCCAAGGCCGGCGTCATCTTCTGCTCCTTCTCCGAGGCGGTGCGCGAGCACCCGGAGCTGGTGAAGAAGTACCTGGGCACGGTGGTGCCGCACTCGGACAACTTCTTCGCGGCGCTCAACTCGGCGGTGTTCAGCGACGGCTCGTTCGTCTATGTGCCCAAGGGCGTGCGCTGCCCCATGGAGCTGTCCACCTACTTCCGCATCAACGCGGAGAACACCGGCCAGTTCGAGCGCACCCTCATCGTCGCCGACGAGGGCGCCTACGTGAGCTACCTCGAGGGTTGCACCGCGCCCATGCGCGACACCAACCAGCTCCACGCCGCCGTGGTGGAGCTCGTCGCGCTGGATGGGGCCACCATCAAGTACTCCACCGTGCAGAACTGGTACCCCGGTGACGAGGAGGGCCGCGGTGGCATCTACAACTTCGTCACCAAGCGCGGCATCGCCCACCACCGCTCGAAGATTTCGTGGACGCAGGTGGAGACGGGCTCGGCCGTCACCTGGAAGTACCCCAGCGTCATCCTCAAGGGGGATGACTCGGTGGGCGAGTTCTACTCGGTGGCGCTCGCCAACCACCGGCAGCAGGCGGACACGGGGACGAAGATGATCCACCTGGGCCGCAACTCGAGGAGCACCATCGTCTCCAAGGGGATTTCCGCGGGCCGGGGGCAGAACACGTACCGGGGCCTGGTGAAGGTGCTCAAGAGCGCCGAGGGCGCGCGCAACTACACCCAGTGCGATTCACTGCTGCTGGGCAGCCAGTGCGGCGCCCATACGCTGCCGTACATCGAGGTGAAGAACTCCTCGTCGCAGGTGGAGCACGAGGCGTCCACGTCGAAGATTGGCGAGGACCAGCTCTTCTACTGCCAGCAGCGGGGCATCTCGAAGGAAGACGCCGTATCGATGATCGTCAATGGCTTCTGCCGGCAGGTCTTCAAGGAGCTGCCCATGGAGTTCGCCGTCGAGGCGCAGAAGTTGCTCAGCGTGAGTCTGGAAGGGAGCGTGGGATGA
- a CDS encoding MASE1 domain-containing protein, giving the protein MEPSKTAHRASLRDELGLRALVLGVSFVVTGWFSNQFVFPPHPSAVLWLPSGLSLAFLLRTPPQGWPVLLAAIFLADFVSVHLHGFPIPLWTSALWGLANCLRPLVGAWLIRRFVGTDLRLTRRWELAGLLLFGGVVGPLVSATIGSLGYTFSSEPSSFLADWANWWLSDGLGTILVAPLLLTWTPPASRPKRFRLGVELGVMLALTALGAHFIFGHPEPEGLRASLVYISFFFILWGALRRGPLGAASTSVVVAAIAVWHTLLGRGPFASLAASQPEKLFTLQVFLAILGLTALTLAAVVSERWRTEELQRLLVETGTVLAASLDVRETFPRVGHLVVPRTCAGFAVWLVGENGLLERVAQAGWSPAREARLRGHLPPLPTTSRRWCTREGTVVLAPLWVRDQVQGVLVLMSDERAHCAEVAERSLAEELAYRCSMALESARLYAEARQAIEARNEFIAVAAHELRTPLTALTLRMQSLHALLRREQASENAREKVRATSRQLERLSQLVERLLDVGRITTGQLELHREEVDVAGLVEQVLDAFDEEATRVGSPLRWEVEPGLTAWWDRGRIEQALINLVTNALKFGAGRPIEVHVSAEGGAVRIAVRDHGIGIAPEALERIFERFERAVSSRRYGGLGLGLFLTRQIAESHGGTIHVESRPGEGSTFELLLPLGQRPGAGEAREHPAPA; this is encoded by the coding sequence ATGGAACCTTCCAAGACAGCCCACCGGGCTTCTCTCCGCGACGAACTGGGGCTCCGGGCCCTGGTGCTCGGGGTGTCGTTCGTCGTGACGGGATGGTTCTCCAACCAGTTCGTCTTCCCGCCCCACCCGAGTGCCGTGCTCTGGCTGCCGAGCGGGCTCTCGCTGGCCTTCCTGCTGCGCACCCCACCCCAGGGCTGGCCTGTCCTGCTGGCCGCCATCTTCCTGGCCGACTTCGTCTCGGTGCACCTCCATGGCTTCCCCATCCCGCTCTGGACCTCCGCCTTGTGGGGCCTGGCCAACTGCCTGCGCCCCCTGGTGGGTGCGTGGCTGATCCGCCGCTTCGTGGGCACCGATCTCCGGCTCACCCGCCGCTGGGAGCTCGCCGGGCTGCTCCTCTTCGGAGGAGTGGTGGGCCCCCTGGTCAGCGCCACGATCGGCTCTCTCGGCTACACCTTCTCGAGCGAACCGTCCTCCTTCCTGGCGGACTGGGCCAACTGGTGGCTGAGTGACGGGCTGGGGACGATCCTCGTCGCCCCCCTGCTGTTGACGTGGACGCCCCCGGCCTCCCGCCCGAAGCGCTTCCGCCTCGGCGTGGAGCTCGGGGTGATGCTCGCGCTGACGGCGCTGGGCGCGCACTTCATCTTCGGCCATCCCGAGCCCGAGGGACTCCGGGCCTCGCTGGTCTACATCAGCTTCTTCTTCATCCTGTGGGGGGCGCTGCGGAGGGGCCCCCTGGGCGCGGCGAGCACCTCGGTGGTGGTGGCCGCCATCGCTGTCTGGCACACCCTCCTGGGGCGAGGTCCCTTCGCCAGTCTGGCCGCCTCGCAGCCCGAGAAGTTGTTCACCCTCCAGGTCTTCCTGGCGATCCTCGGCCTGACGGCGCTGACGCTGGCGGCGGTGGTCTCCGAGCGGTGGCGCACGGAGGAGCTCCAGCGGCTCCTGGTGGAGACGGGCACGGTGCTCGCGGCGTCGTTGGACGTGCGGGAGACCTTTCCGCGCGTGGGGCACCTCGTCGTTCCACGGACGTGCGCGGGCTTCGCGGTGTGGCTGGTGGGCGAGAACGGTCTGTTGGAGCGGGTGGCGCAGGCGGGATGGAGCCCCGCCCGGGAGGCGCGCCTGCGCGGGCACCTGCCGCCCCTGCCCACCACCTCCAGGCGCTGGTGCACCCGGGAGGGCACGGTCGTGCTGGCTCCGCTCTGGGTCCGGGACCAGGTCCAGGGGGTGCTCGTGCTCATGAGCGATGAGCGGGCCCACTGCGCGGAGGTGGCGGAGCGCTCGCTGGCCGAGGAGCTGGCCTACCGCTGCAGCATGGCGCTGGAGAGCGCGCGCCTGTACGCGGAGGCACGGCAGGCCATCGAGGCGCGCAACGAGTTCATCGCCGTCGCCGCCCACGAGCTGCGCACGCCGCTGACCGCGCTCACGCTGCGCATGCAGAGCCTCCACGCGCTGCTGCGCCGGGAGCAGGCCTCCGAGAACGCGCGCGAGAAGGTCCGCGCGACGTCACGCCAGCTCGAGCGGCTGAGCCAGCTCGTCGAGCGGCTGCTGGACGTGGGACGCATCACCACCGGCCAGCTGGAGCTCCACCGGGAAGAGGTGGACGTGGCCGGACTGGTGGAGCAGGTGCTGGACGCCTTCGACGAGGAGGCCACGCGCGTTGGCAGCCCGCTGCGGTGGGAGGTGGAGCCGGGCCTCACCGCCTGGTGGGACCGGGGCCGCATCGAGCAGGCGCTCATCAACCTGGTGACGAACGCGCTCAAGTTCGGCGCCGGGCGCCCCATCGAGGTCCACGTCTCCGCCGAGGGAGGCGCGGTCCGCATCGCGGTGAGGGACCATGGCATCGGCATCGCCCCCGAGGCGCTGGAGCGCATCTTCGAGCGCTTCGAGCGGGCGGTGTCGTCCCGCCGGTACGGGGGGCTGGGCCTGGGGCTGTTCCTCACCCGGCAGATCGCCGAGTCCCATGGCGGGACGATTCACGTGGAGAGCCGCCCCGGGGAGGGCTCCACCTTCGAGCTGCTGCTCCCGCTGGGACAGCGGCCCGGGGCCGGCGAGGCGAGGGAGCACCCGGCCCCGGCGTGA